Proteins encoded within one genomic window of Mesorhizobium sp. AR10:
- the infA gene encoding translation initiation factor IF-1, translating into MPKEEVLEFPGVVTELLPNAMFRVKLENEHEIIAHTAGRMRKNRIRVLTGDKVLVEMTPYDLTKGRITYRFK; encoded by the coding sequence ATGCCGAAGGAAGAAGTCCTCGAGTTTCCGGGTGTCGTGACGGAATTGTTGCCCAACGCGATGTTCAGGGTGAAGCTCGAAAACGAACACGAAATCATCGCCCATACGGCCGGCCGCATGCGCAAGAACCGCATCCGCGTGCTGACCGGCGACAAGGTCCTGGTCGAGATGACGCCCTACGATCTGACCAAGGGCCGCATCACCTATCGTTTCAAGTAA